Proteins found in one Thermodesulfatator atlanticus DSM 21156 genomic segment:
- a CDS encoding nucleotidyltransferase substrate binding protein, with amino-acid sequence MKKIDLYLALERLKKAFDRLKEALPQVKDELDRDGVIQRFEFTVELFWKTLKLILAYQGIECASPRKCIKEAFRAGIIEDDEILLDMLEDRNRSSHIYDEATAEEIFERIVKVYVPVLEKVLEKMEVNGV; translated from the coding sequence ATGAAAAAGATCGATCTTTATCTAGCTCTGGAGAGACTGAAAAAGGCTTTTGACCGTTTAAAAGAGGCTCTTCCTCAAGTTAAAGACGAGCTTGACCGAGACGGTGTAATTCAACGCTTTGAGTTTACAGTTGAACTTTTCTGGAAAACCCTGAAACTCATCCTTGCTTACCAGGGAATCGAATGTGCAAGCCCTCGTAAGTGCATCAAAGAGGCCTTTCGCGCTGGTATTATAGAAGACGATGAAATTCTTCTAGACATGCTTGAAGACCGGAACCGTAGCTCTCATATCTATGATGAAGCAACGGCCGAAGAAATATTTGAAAGGATCGTCAAGGTTTATGTCCCCGTTTTAGAAAAAGTTTTAGAAAAAATGGAAGTAAATGGGGTATGA
- a CDS encoding nucleotidyltransferase domain-containing protein — translation MSRADKRLKEICDFLVRRLDPEKIFLIGSRAKGQARKGSDFDLVLVCPPLSFREERKLLEKLDEVAGIYSVDLLFWNKLSPEFKKVVTEMGEIIYEKDRSLSSSGETEKGF, via the coding sequence ATGTCCCGCGCTGATAAGAGACTAAAAGAAATTTGTGACTTTTTGGTAAGAAGACTTGATCCAGAAAAGATCTTTCTTATTGGATCACGAGCCAAGGGACAGGCAAGAAAAGGATCTGACTTTGATTTAGTACTCGTATGCCCCCCTCTTAGTTTTCGTGAAGAAAGAAAACTCCTAGAAAAGTTAGATGAAGTAGCTGGTATTTATAGCGTTGATCTTTTATTCTGGAACAAATTATCTCCAGAATTCAAAAAAGTAGTTACCGAAATGGGAGAAATAATTTATGAAAAAGATCGATCTTTATCTAGCTCTGGAGAGACTGAAAAAGGCTTTTGA